In Macadamia integrifolia cultivar HAES 741 chromosome 5, SCU_Mint_v3, whole genome shotgun sequence, a single window of DNA contains:
- the LOC122078269 gene encoding uncharacterized protein LOC122078269 isoform X2, whose amino-acid sequence MENESSDEKIVVGGIEKNGDSGGDNVVRSLTAAELKRDTTPDNQKGDQEELQSKNESSDKKNIVSGDNVVSSPTAAYLKRDTPDIQKDDQEDLQSEMKSIDISEEHPSFDNVEREESSNDQIAETRGFESEDQEQTNSDSVKREKNLNGQMVETKILDSEDPEETNPPAGEILGEEKEVEPIFDGTEIPGMEANRNFSTRSSDFETEAQGSAWPDKAAALTNFVKEKGVVAVTTVLRRFSGKKDEDGQSFPDEDYLNSGTKEEGDSAPESKTKVLTPKSLDRSLWNPLNYIKIARDADAENKTGEGQDQHVNMMKPLLPLAMRGRVLLYTRLGCQESRQIRLFLRQKRVRYAEINIDVYPSRKFELERIAGSAAVPKVFFNENLIGGLNELLLMEKSGKLNENINELITKEPPHLAPLPPLSGEDDVSSTGMVDELAVIVRKMKEFIVFRDRFYKMRRFTNCFLGSEAVDFLSEDQYLERQEAIEFGRKLASKLFFQHVLEENVFEDGNHLYRLLDHDPIVSSQCHNFPRGTTIVKPRPIVEIASRLRFLSFAIFEAYTTEDGKHVDYRSIHGSEEFARYLRTVEELQRVELQDMPREDKLAFFINLYNMMAIHAILVALPYPEPLVHFALVCGTRSGPALRCYSPGDIDKELMEAARNFLRNGGLIVDGEARVVSANKIFRWYPGDFGKNEVEVLKHAANYLEPAKSEELLELLATTQLKVTYQPYDWDLNY is encoded by the exons ATGGAAAATGAAAGTTCTGATGAGAAAATTGTTGTGGGTGGAATAGAAAAAAACGGGGACTCTGGTGGGGACAATGTGGTCAGGTCTCTTACTGCAGCAGAGCTGAAGAGAGATACTACACCTGATAATCAAAAAGGTGATCAAGAGGAACTACAGAGTAAAAATGAGAGCTCTGATAAGAAAAATATTGTCAGTGGGGACAATGTGGTCAGTTCTCCTACTGCAGCATACCTGAAGAGAGATACACCTGATATTCAGAAAGATGATCAAGAGGATTTACAGAGTGAAATGAAATCTATAGACATCAGTGAGGAACATCCCAGTTTTGACAAtgttgaaagagaagaaagctcAAATGATCAGATTGCTGAGACTAGAGGATTTGAGAGTGAAGATCAAGAACAAACCAACAGTGATAGtgtcaaaagagaaaaaaacttgAACGGTCAGATGGTGGAGACTAAAATACTGGATTCTGAAGATCCGGAAGAAACAAATCCCCCTGCAGGGGAGATTTTAGGTGAGGAGAAGGAGGTAGAACCCATCTTTGATGGAACTGAGATTCCTGGGATGGAAGCCAATAGGAATTTCTCTACCCGGTCTTCGGATTTTGAAACAGAGGCGCAGGGATCTGCTTGGCCTGACAAAGCTGCTGCACTTACGAACTTTGTTAAAGAAAAGGGTGTGGTTGCTGTCACCACCGTTCTTCGTCGCTTTTCTGGAAAAAAGGATGAAGATGGACAAAGCTTTCCTGATGAGGATTACTTGAACAGTGGCACTAAGGAGGAAGGAGATTCTGCCCCTGAAAGTAAAACAAAAGTTCTCACCCCCAAAAGTCTGGACCGATCTTTATGGAATCCTCTAAACTATATTAAGATTGCTCGGGATGCAGATGCAGAAAACAAAACTGGGGAGGGGCAGGATCAGCATGTTAATATGATGAAACCACTTCTACCGCTAGCAATGAGGGGAAGAGTTTTATTGTATACAAGGCTTGGCTGTCAGGAATCTAGACAGATTAGGCTATTTTTGAGGCAAAAAAGGGTGAGATATGCTGAGATTAACATTGATGTCTACCCCAGTCGAAAGTTTGAGCTGGAGAGGATTGCCGGGTCTGCGGCTGTTCCTAAGGTGTTCTTCAATGAAAATCTGATTGGAGGTTTGAATGAGCTTTTGCTCATGGAAAAATCGGGTAAACTGAATGAAAATATCAATGAACTGATCACCAAAGAACCACCACATTTGGCTCCTTTACCACCTCTTTCTGGAGAGGATGATGTCTCCAGCACTGGAATGGTAGATGAGTTGGCTGTCATTGTTCGGAAAATGAAGGAGTTTATTGTGTTTAGGGACAGGTTTTATAAGATGCGCAGGTTCACCAATTGTTTTCTTGGGTCTGAAGCTGTAGATTTCTTATCAGAAGATCAGTACTTGGAAAGGCAAGAG GCTATTGAATTTGGACGGAAGCTTGCAAGCAAACTATTCTTTCAGCATGTTCTTGA AGAGAATGTTTTTGAAGATGGTAATCATTTGTATCGGCTCCTGGATCATGATCCCATTGTATCGTCTCAATGCCACAACTTTCCAAGGGGCACAACTATCGTTAAACCCAGGCCGATAGTAGAAATTGCATCAAGGTTGCGATTCTTGTCCTTTGCAATCTTTGAAGCTTACACTACTGAAGATGGAAAGCATGTTGATTACAGAAGTATCCATGGGAGTGAGGAGTTTGCAAG ATACTTGAGAACAGTTGAGGAGCTTCAGAGGGTGGAGTTGCAGGATATGCCAAGGGAGGATAAACTTGCTTTTTTCATAAATCTCTACAATATGATGGCCATTCATGCAATCTTG GTAGCTCTTCCTTATCCGGAACCTCTTGTTCATTTCGCACTAGTATGTGGTACCCGGTCTGGGCCAGCTCTTCGATGCTACTCACCTGGGGATATTGATAAGGAGCTGATGGAGGCAGCCCGCAATTTTTTAAGGAATGGAGGTCTCATTGTTGATGGTGAGGCCAGGGTGGTATCAGCCAATAAGATCTTTAGATG GTATCCTGGGGATTTTGGAAAGAATGAAGTGGAAGTGCTGAAGCATGCAGCAAATTACTTGGAGCCGGCAAAGTCAGAAGAGTTGCTTGAGTTGCTTGCAACCACTCAATTGAAAGTCACATATCAACCCTATGATTGGGACTTGAATTATTAG
- the LOC122078269 gene encoding uncharacterized protein LOC122078269 isoform X1 codes for MENESSDEKIVVGGIEKNGDSGGDNVVRSLTAAELKRDTTPDNQKGDQEELQSKNESSDKKNIVSGDNVVSSPTAAYLKRDTPDIQKDDQEDLQSEMKSIDISEEHPSFDNVEREESSNDQIAETRGFESEDQEQTNSDSVKREKNLNGQMVETKILDSEDPEETNPPAGEILGEEKEVEPIFDGTEIPGMEANRNFSTRSSDFETEAQGSAWPDKAAALTNFVKEKGVVAVTTVLRRFSGKKDEDGQSFPDEDYLNSGTKEEGDSAPESKTKVLTPKSLDRSLWNPLNYIKIARDADAENKTGEGQDQHVNMMKPLLPLAMRGRVLLYTRLGCQESRQIRLFLRQKRVRYAEINIDVYPSRKFELERIAGSAAVPKVFFNENLIGGLNELLLMEKSGKLNENINELITKEPPHLAPLPPLSGEDDVSSTGMVDELAVIVRKMKEFIVFRDRFYKMRRFTNCFLGSEAVDFLSEDQYLERQEAIEFGRKLASKLFFQHVLEENVFEDGNHLYRLLDHDPIVSSQCHNFPRGTTIVKPRPIVEIASRLRFLSFAIFEAYTTEDGKHVDYRSIHGSEEFARYLRTVEELQRVELQDMPREDKLAFFINLYNMMAIHAILVWGYPVGALERRRMLGDFKYVIGGCTYSLSAIQNGILRGNQRPPYNLIKPFGVKDKRMKVALPYPEPLVHFALVCGTRSGPALRCYSPGDIDKELMEAARNFLRNGGLIVDGEARVVSANKIFRWYPGDFGKNEVEVLKHAANYLEPAKSEELLELLATTQLKVTYQPYDWDLNY; via the exons ATGGAAAATGAAAGTTCTGATGAGAAAATTGTTGTGGGTGGAATAGAAAAAAACGGGGACTCTGGTGGGGACAATGTGGTCAGGTCTCTTACTGCAGCAGAGCTGAAGAGAGATACTACACCTGATAATCAAAAAGGTGATCAAGAGGAACTACAGAGTAAAAATGAGAGCTCTGATAAGAAAAATATTGTCAGTGGGGACAATGTGGTCAGTTCTCCTACTGCAGCATACCTGAAGAGAGATACACCTGATATTCAGAAAGATGATCAAGAGGATTTACAGAGTGAAATGAAATCTATAGACATCAGTGAGGAACATCCCAGTTTTGACAAtgttgaaagagaagaaagctcAAATGATCAGATTGCTGAGACTAGAGGATTTGAGAGTGAAGATCAAGAACAAACCAACAGTGATAGtgtcaaaagagaaaaaaacttgAACGGTCAGATGGTGGAGACTAAAATACTGGATTCTGAAGATCCGGAAGAAACAAATCCCCCTGCAGGGGAGATTTTAGGTGAGGAGAAGGAGGTAGAACCCATCTTTGATGGAACTGAGATTCCTGGGATGGAAGCCAATAGGAATTTCTCTACCCGGTCTTCGGATTTTGAAACAGAGGCGCAGGGATCTGCTTGGCCTGACAAAGCTGCTGCACTTACGAACTTTGTTAAAGAAAAGGGTGTGGTTGCTGTCACCACCGTTCTTCGTCGCTTTTCTGGAAAAAAGGATGAAGATGGACAAAGCTTTCCTGATGAGGATTACTTGAACAGTGGCACTAAGGAGGAAGGAGATTCTGCCCCTGAAAGTAAAACAAAAGTTCTCACCCCCAAAAGTCTGGACCGATCTTTATGGAATCCTCTAAACTATATTAAGATTGCTCGGGATGCAGATGCAGAAAACAAAACTGGGGAGGGGCAGGATCAGCATGTTAATATGATGAAACCACTTCTACCGCTAGCAATGAGGGGAAGAGTTTTATTGTATACAAGGCTTGGCTGTCAGGAATCTAGACAGATTAGGCTATTTTTGAGGCAAAAAAGGGTGAGATATGCTGAGATTAACATTGATGTCTACCCCAGTCGAAAGTTTGAGCTGGAGAGGATTGCCGGGTCTGCGGCTGTTCCTAAGGTGTTCTTCAATGAAAATCTGATTGGAGGTTTGAATGAGCTTTTGCTCATGGAAAAATCGGGTAAACTGAATGAAAATATCAATGAACTGATCACCAAAGAACCACCACATTTGGCTCCTTTACCACCTCTTTCTGGAGAGGATGATGTCTCCAGCACTGGAATGGTAGATGAGTTGGCTGTCATTGTTCGGAAAATGAAGGAGTTTATTGTGTTTAGGGACAGGTTTTATAAGATGCGCAGGTTCACCAATTGTTTTCTTGGGTCTGAAGCTGTAGATTTCTTATCAGAAGATCAGTACTTGGAAAGGCAAGAG GCTATTGAATTTGGACGGAAGCTTGCAAGCAAACTATTCTTTCAGCATGTTCTTGA AGAGAATGTTTTTGAAGATGGTAATCATTTGTATCGGCTCCTGGATCATGATCCCATTGTATCGTCTCAATGCCACAACTTTCCAAGGGGCACAACTATCGTTAAACCCAGGCCGATAGTAGAAATTGCATCAAGGTTGCGATTCTTGTCCTTTGCAATCTTTGAAGCTTACACTACTGAAGATGGAAAGCATGTTGATTACAGAAGTATCCATGGGAGTGAGGAGTTTGCAAG ATACTTGAGAACAGTTGAGGAGCTTCAGAGGGTGGAGTTGCAGGATATGCCAAGGGAGGATAAACTTGCTTTTTTCATAAATCTCTACAATATGATGGCCATTCATGCAATCTTGGTATGGGGTTATCCTGTTGGAGCACTAGAGCGAAGAAGGATGCTTGGGGACTTTAAGTATGTTATTGGTGGATGTACCTACTCACTTTCTGCCATCCAAAATGGCATCTTAAGGGGAAACCAACGACCCCCATACAATCTCATTAAGCCCTTTGGTGTGAAAGACAAACGTATGAAG GTAGCTCTTCCTTATCCGGAACCTCTTGTTCATTTCGCACTAGTATGTGGTACCCGGTCTGGGCCAGCTCTTCGATGCTACTCACCTGGGGATATTGATAAGGAGCTGATGGAGGCAGCCCGCAATTTTTTAAGGAATGGAGGTCTCATTGTTGATGGTGAGGCCAGGGTGGTATCAGCCAATAAGATCTTTAGATG GTATCCTGGGGATTTTGGAAAGAATGAAGTGGAAGTGCTGAAGCATGCAGCAAATTACTTGGAGCCGGCAAAGTCAGAAGAGTTGCTTGAGTTGCTTGCAACCACTCAATTGAAAGTCACATATCAACCCTATGATTGGGACTTGAATTATTAG
- the LOC122080298 gene encoding tRNA (carboxymethyluridine(34)-5-O)-methyltransferase-like, whose amino-acid sequence MIINVARVERFLNRSVEFITSSTGIVCRFGNHRAFYTMTDSQVDGASSLPLLTEEFLFQQPIAVSRDKESSSATPDIEKKYVHHVYDAIAPHFSSTRFAKWPKVATFLNSLPPGSLILDAGCGNGKYLGLNPNCLFIGCDISAPLINICAGRGHEVMVADAVNLPYRTGFGDAAISIAVLHHLSTESRRKKAIAELVRVVRKDGMVLITVWAVEQEDRSLVTKWTPLNQKYTEEWIGPGSPRVRSSSNLTLQSIPETEENGVRDHSRDTKQLSEETTRGTTHLSLKKDTSSVSPRNGKNLENQQEYFVPWHLPYHRAEVSGASACALANGLAEKDDKKGAVVYNRYYHVFIEGELERLVSGIDNIVIVDQFYDKSNWCIILKKT is encoded by the exons ATGATCATTAATGTTGCAAGAGTAGAGAGATTCTTAAATAGATCTGTGGAGTTCATTACTTCTTCTACTGGTATAGTCTGTAGGTTTGGCAATCATAGAGCCTTTTATACAATGACAGATTCCCAAGTAGATGGCGCTTCCAGTTTGCCTCTTCTTACTGAAGAATTTCTTTTTCAACAGCCTATCGCAGTGAGCCGGGACAAGGAGTCATCAAGTGCCACCCCAGATATCGAAAAGAAGTATGTCCATCATGTTTATGATGCCATTGCTCCTCATTTTAGCTCCACACGATTTGCCAAGTGGCCAAAAGTTGCAACTTTTCTCAATTCCTTGCCACCAGGATCCCTCATTTTGGATGCAGGATGTGGAAATGGAAAGTACTTGGGTTTAAATCCTAATTGCTTGTTCATAGGGTGTGATATAAGTGCTCCTCTGATCAATATATGTGCGGGAAGAGGGCATGAAGTTATGGTTGCAGATGCTGTAAATCTTCCTTATCGAACTGGATTTGGTGATGCTGCAATCTCTATTGCTGTATTGCATCACTTAAGCACAGAAAGCAGAAGGAAGAAAGCAATAGCTGAATTAGTTAGAGTTGTTAGGAAGGATGGAATGGTCCTAATAACTGTCTGGGCTGTAGAACAAGAGGATAGATCATTGGTTACCAAGTGGACTCCCCTTAACCAAAAGTACACAGAGGAGTGGATAGGTCCTGGGAGTCCTCGAGTCCGTAGTTCTTCaaacttgacactacaaagcATCCCAGAAACCGAGGAAAATGGTGTCCGAGATCACTCAAGAGATACTAAGCAGTTATCTGAGGAGACAACAAGAGGAACTACCCATTTATCCTTGAAAAAGGACACCAGTTCAGTTTCTCCCCGAAATGGGAAGAATCTTGAAAATCAGCAGGAATATTTTGTCCCTTGGCACTTGCCTTATCATCGTGCTGAAGTTAGTGGTGCATCTGCCTGTGCTCTTGCAAATGGACTAGCTGAGAAAGATGATAAAAAAGGTGCTGTGGTGTACAATAGATATTACCATGTATTCATCGAAGGTGAGCTTGAAAG GTTAGTCTCTGGAATTGACAATATTGTCATTGTCGATCAATTTTATGATAAGTCGAACTGGTGCATTATTCTCAAAAAGACATAA
- the LOC122079864 gene encoding disease resistance RPP8-like protein 3 — protein MASSIFSIAQKLASMISNEADFLYGVPDQTQLLCNEISLMTSALQDANEKRRTGNEVKQWVNQVRDVVMEAEDVIDFFIFRAERQRHKNFITRYICYPNQLYNLHKLGSEIESSIKKMNQLSVRRSTLGLATSEVAGQGSVGMITNEQGVLPFLRRGDLVEEFCVIGFEKEEKEIAKKLLTPIKLAPGPCPSVVSIVGMGGSGKTTLARRIYRRYDVKEHFQTRAWISVSQQYNLQNLLQVIIEQIQPLTHEGKKELKEQNVESLIHRLSSHLKETTYLIVFDDLWRLQDWNMLKQALPVQGERYQSRVMVTTRIETVARCADPTTTPYFQRLLDEDESWKLFLIKVMTRKDADCPEDLKDLGRKLVHKCCGLPLAIVVLGGLLSIKPKNHNAWSKVLDSINWELNQNEGNCQQVLALSYTDLPDHLKPCFLYLGIFPEDSEIRRRRLIWLWVAEGFIQPRGRLMIEDVAEDYLEELIQRSMIQATIRSYDGRVTFLRIHDLVRDLAITEAKQERFLEVLGSDNLISPNKPRRISNIEYTGGMYGGLANHPRSLLCFSRDIEINMIRMKSFYGAMKLLRVLDLEEVYLGDTPSRLLEPIGKLILLKYLSFRCTYVRELPSSIGDLQNLQTLSLSSTRLRQVPKMIMKLQHLRNLTISSFVRLEPQSFDSPLDHMVELQTLMIGVGKWMYGMDKLTNLRALHIVSTGLSSYKDTLLNAIPKLNHLRGLSLFGDVFEPVVLPISFSEHLELYHMELQGIIGIQDFPSNLTTLILRFQIGQHMEELMENLKKLPKLRCLILFQAYLGFKIIFSADGFRQLEELGLINLDDLEEFMVEEGALPNLRILRIVRCSTLGRLPHGLKQVVTLQEFTLSGVSQELEDRVIEDAGEDWEIIKHIPSIRTKSKWTNSECMKDVQQFSDQWS, from the coding sequence atggctTCAAGCATCTTTTCCATTGCTCAGAAGTTAGCTTCGATGATATCAAATGAAGCTGATTTCCTCTACGGAGTGCCCGATCAGACCCAATTGCTATGCAACGAGATCAGTTTGATGACTTCTGCATTGCAAGACGCCAATGAGAAACGCAGAACAGGAAATGAGGTGAAACAATGGGTGAACCAGGTTAGAGAtgttgtgatggaagcagaggatGTGATTGACTTCTTCATCTTTCGAGCAGAGCGACAACGGCACAAGAACTTCATAACCAGGTACATCTGCTACCCAAATCAACTATATAATCTCCACAAGTTAGGGAGTGAAATAGAAAGTTCCATTAAAAAGATGAACCAGCTTTCAGTTAGGAGATCTACTTTGGGGCTTGCAACTTCAGAGGTTGCAGGGCAAGGTTCAGTTGGTATGATCACCAATGAACAAGGCGTTCTACCTTTTCTACGACGGGGAGATCTTGTGGAAGAATTCTGTGTCATCGGAtttgaaaaggaagagaaagaaatagcTAAGAAGTTGCTAACACCCATAAAGCTGGCCCCGGGGCCCTGTCCTAGTGTTGTTTCAATAGTAGGAATGGGTGGTAGTGGCAAAACCACCCTTGCTAGAAGGATCTATAGAAGATATGATGTTAAGGAGCATTTTCAGACTCGTGCCTGGATTTCTGTCTCTCAACAATACAATTTACAAAATCTTCTCCAGGTCATTATAGAACAGATCCAACCCCTCACCCATGAGGGGAAGAAGGAACTAAAGGAGCAAAATGTGGAAAGCTTGATCCATAGGCTCTCAAGTCACTTGAAAGAAACAACCTACCTAATTGTGTTCGATGACTTATGGAGGCTTCAAGACTGGAACATGTTGAAACAAGCCCTTCCAGTCCAGGGAGAAAGATATCAAAGTAGGGTGATGGTTACCACTCGCATCGAAACTGTAGCAAGATGTGCAGATCCCACCACGACTCCCTATTTCCAGCGCCTTTTGGACGAAGATGAGAGTTGGAAGCTCTTCTTGATAAAGGTGATGACTCGTAAGGATGCAGATTGCCCTGAAGATTTAAAGGATTTGGGAAGGAAACTTGtccacaagtgttgtggattgCCACTAGCCATTGTCGTATTAGGTGGTCTCTTATCCATTAAACCAAAGAATCATAATGCCTGGTCCAAGGTTCTTGATAGCATAAATTGGGAGCTAAATCAGAATGAAGGGAATTGCCAACAAGTATTGGCTTTGAGTTATACAGACCTACCGGATCATTTGAAGCCTTGTTTCCTCTATTTAGGTATTTTCCCAGAAGACTCTGAAATTCGGCGTCGTAGGTTGATCTGGCTATGGGTGGCAGAAGGATTCATACAACCAAGGGGACGCTTGATGATAGAAGATGTGGCCGAGGATTACTTGGAGGAGCTCATCCAAAGAAGCATGATTCAAGCAACCATCCGAAGTTATGATGGTCGTGTCACATTTCTCCGTATCCATGATCTTGTTCGAGATCTAGCAATTACAGAAGCTAAGCAGGAGAgatttcttgaagttcttgggAGTGATAATTTGATTTCCCCAAATAAACCTCGTCGGATTTCCAACATTGAATATACTGGAGGCATGTATGGTGGTCTAGCTAATCATCCTCGTTCCTTATTGTGCTTCTCTAGAGATATTGAGATAAACATGATCAGGATGAAGTCTTTTTATGGAGCCATGAAACTACTTAGAGTCTTAGATCTTGAGGAAGTGTATCTTGGTGATACACCTAGTAGGTTACTCGAACCAATTGGAAAGCTCATCCTCCTTAAGTACTTGAGCTTTCGATGTACCTATGTAAGAGAACTTCCCTCTTCAATAGGAGACCTACAGAATTTACAAACATTGAGTTTAAGTAGTACTCGTCTCAGACAAGTGCCTAAGATGATAATGAAACTGCAGCATCTAAGAAATCTTACTATATCTAGTTTTGTTAGACTTGAACCCCAAAGCTTTGATAGCCCTCTTGATCACATGGTGGAGTTGCAGACATTAATGATAGGTGTAGGAAAATGGATGTATGGTATGGACAAGTTGACTAATCTGAGAGCACTACATATAGTTTCTACAGGTCTCTCTTCATATAAAGATACATTGTTAAATGCCATCCCCAAATTGAACCACCTTCGGGGTCTTTCTCTGTTTGGAGACGTTTTTGAGCCAGTAGTCCTTCCTATTTCATTTTCTGAACACTTGGAGCTCTATCATATGGAATTACAAGGAATAATTGGAATTCAAGATTTTCCCTCCAATCTTACTACCTTAATATTGAGATTTCAGATAGGACAACACATGGAGGAACTGATGGAGAACCTAAAGAAGCTGCCCAAACTAAGGTGCCTCATCTTGTTTCAGGCATATTTAGGATTCAAAATCATTTTCTCTGCTGATGGGTTTCGTCAACTTGAGGAATTAGGGTTGATTAACTTAGATGACTTAGAGGAGTTCATGGTGGAAGAAGGAGCATTACCAAACCTTAGGATTTTGAGGATTGTACGATGTTCTACGTTAGGAAGGCTTCCACATGGGTTGAAACAAGTAGTCACTCTTCAAGAATTTACTTTGTCAGGTGTGTCACAAGAGCTGGAAGATAGGGTCATTGAAGATGCAGGAGAAGATTGGGAGATCATCAAACACATACCCTCCATTAGAACTAAATCAAAATGGACTAATTCAGAATGCATGAAGGATGTTCAACAATTTTCTGATCAATggtcttga